The Carassius gibelio isolate Cgi1373 ecotype wild population from Czech Republic chromosome A1, carGib1.2-hapl.c, whole genome shotgun sequence region CAATTCTGTACCATACCATATAAATAAGCAGcattgaataggggttgaataaatgacaaaatatttttaattacaaaaattgcACTTCAAAAATAATACGTTGACATTACCATCATTAATAGACACtaaactgttaaataaataaaaaaaatatttacaaatagtaATAGGTCTTACAAATAGTAATAGGTCTTTGGGAGgctgaataattttgattgcaaaaaGCTGTATAACAAAAGCTTGGATATTTCCAATCAGCAcaggttttgtttttcttttctttttggaactgattgatcATTTGACATCATTAATCTGAGTTTATGCATTTCTGCTTTTATTatccattaaatatataaatatataaatatataaatataaatatacattttaaaattaaaatataaaaacatgtaaGTTTAATGCCATGTTCATGTTGACTGAATATAGCTGAATCATTTAACTGAAGCTCAATCACTTCTGACAGACTCACCAGAATGTTTCCATCATGGAGTGGCTCTGTAATACTCCTGAGGTGTCACAGTTTTTACTCCACCGAAGTAATCGAGCACCCAAACCTGTGTGATATTCATCTTTGCAAAGAACCAGTTGTGGTCGGTGGGCCAGTCGATCATCTCTGGATGTCTGCTGAACAGAGTGGCTTTAGCCACTGAAGCCTCACTGCCGTTCACCTGCAAAACAGATTCACTGACTGTCACACAATCACTGATTCAGATTAGACTCAACTGAAATGAGATGAAGAGGTGGGAGACCTCGACAACGGAGCCGGACAGGATGATGTGGGCACACAGCGGACTCTGAGGATCGAATCCATGATTCTTACAGTAGCTGGTCTGAgccagagacacagacagagatgcCTGCGGATTCAcctgttatacacacacacacaaacacacacacacacacacacacacacacacacacagaggttgTCATTCAAAGTGATTTTCTTCAGCCTGTTGAATGTTAGAGATGATAAAAGAGCTGCCTATCAGCTGTAGAGCAACTACCAGCTGTGTGCTGAATCATGCTGATGTCACACTTACATAAAACTGTATCAGCGTTACATAATCgtgttgttttaatttgtatgttgTGTGTCATATTACAGATCACAAGTCAAATTCAATTGAAACACAAATTACCATGATCTCATACAGTAATGAAAGTTTAAAGCAAGACACTACAGACAAAACATGTTTTCATGCATTTTGAGATTTTGGTGTATTTTCCATTCATAACAGGTCTTCTTTCAGATTAggagaaagaaaacatccaaaacacaCATTTAGGGGTTTCCTTTATTGCACGTTATCCATTTGCATCTGCATATTTCAATTGCAATAAATagagtttttttctctctcttacatAGACCAAACTTTATAGTTTTATTCCTATCCATATTCTGAAGGCTTTTACTaatgggtttgttcatatatcattcatcaacaacattttattcctaaaaacatggtgaaaaatgtatttgttttctatCGGttaacagtattttctgatttatagagtaataaaaagagaaatccaaTATTCCTTCTTAATATGTCAACAACTCTAAGTGTCAGCAAACTCTAACATGTTAACTCTAAtgtcaacaaaatcaaacaagaaCATGTTTAACCAGGTTTTATCcaatgtttaaatgtatgttttggaAATACACGCAAAGTAGTGTtactatagcaaaaaaaaaaaaataataataataaaaataaaaataaaaaaacctggtAAATATTCGTTAGGGTTCCGTAACTCTATTACAGCAGTGTCTGAGCTCGTGTCAGTTTCCATTGATCAGTCCTGATTATTGATTAGCACCTGCAGGTCCTGAACTGAAATCTCCATGTGTGTGAGGTACATGTAGGGTGTCCCGGTTCCGTTCCCCGCGGGCCCGTCGCTGATGGAGAAGGCGTTGGAGAACGGCTGTCCTCTGACAGGGTCGTGAGTAGAGATCGTCGCCATTGAAGCCCAGTCACACTTATTGACCACAAACCGAGCCATCCGGGCGACTTCCTCATGTGGCGGAACCGACAGCGGGACGCTGTGAGCGGCGATGAGCGCAAGGCACACCGCGAAGAGCGCGCGATTCATGACTGACTGCTGCGAATGACCAGATACTAATTAATCAGatgagcacagactcactgatcacTAACACTGACCACGAATCATTTGATTACACAAGTCATGAGCGTCCTCCAAAACAAATGATCACATGATCAAAACAGCTGTCATGTGACTTTAAGATAAAACGTGGTTGCAGAAAAATACAGACCACAAACAAGTTATTAAACCTGTGAAAGAAATCACCATGAACTTTCATCATGAAGGAACTCCATTTGATGAatctttaactttctattcatagtTTAATAACTTTCTAAAACTActcagtattttaaaaaaatgcactaaCAGACATGTAAAGCTCTGCTGActtttgtaatttataatttgtaaCGTTTGACTGAACCCAGCCctctgaaaataaacaaataaataacaaatagataaataaacataACCTGATATTGCCCTTAACAAATTCAAGATAATGAAATTAACAAACATaatcataaacattaaaaatattagtataaacaagtaaatatagatttctaaaatgttattaaactctttaaacatttttaaagcactTACAAGGCTCCGTCTAATTGATAAtttcaatcaaattaaaaattcaaagagCTGATTAGCCACCAACTCATTTGCACAGgtgaattttaattaaatcaattaagcTTTATAGCTAAAACTTAAGGCTCTTAGATAAAAGTTAAACAACGTCACTGTTTGTTCAATTGGCGTGTTTGTCGGGTAAGTTTAAGTTGTTTTAGtttattgtcaattttttttttttttttttttttaagtttagttcGCTTACTTTATTGCACACTACCTAAATCTATTTTGAATTTCTGTAACGTTAGGTAGGCCTATTTGATTAGACTGTTTTCAGTAAGTTAGGAGCGGATGTACTGATCCATTGTTTTTGCTTGTGtacaatgcatatttttatttctagAGCTTTTCATCATGTCTGGTCGCGGTAAGAAGATCGTCGCTGCACCAAAGACCAAGTCGTCCGTGTCGCGCTCCTCCCGCGCGGGCCTTCAGTTCCCTGTTGGCCGCATCGCGCGTCTCCTGCGGAAGGGAAACTACGCGGCGCGCATCGGCTCCGGAGCGGCGGTGTATCTAACGGCGGTTATCGAGTATCTGTGCGCGGAGGTGCTGGAGCTGGCGGGAAACGCAAGCCGCGACAACAAGAAGTTGCGCATCGCGCCGCGTCACATCCAGTTGGCGGTGCGCAACGACGAAGAGCTGAACACCCTGCTGGGCGGCGTCACGATCTCAGAGGGCGGCGTGCTGCCCAATATCCAGGCGCAGCTGCTGCCCAAGAAGACCAAAGGTTCGCGGGACCCGAACACCAGTAAAGAAGTCCAATCACAGGACTTCTGACGCTCCgactcttatttttatttctcttaaaCACTTGACTGGTTttaatcttaataaaaaaaaaagtctacctAGTTCTGTCTTTAGTTAAGTCGCTGTTTGACCTGCATCAGGCCTTCTATGGGCTTATTAAGTCTTAACTATACTCCTTGTGCTGTGTCCAAAGCCGCTCCctatccactatatagtgcactatatggggTGTCAGCCATTTTGGGGTGCTGTCCGAATTGAGTGAACTACTTCAATCACATtcgtccactttttttttttttttttttacccacaattcattctgattttGTGCGTACAAGCACTATTTCCAACAATCCAATGCGGAGTAGTCAAGCTGGAAGTGAGAGCGGAGGCCGGGAGCGCGTTTGAATGAGAGACCGCGTTTCCACCGAAGTTACCTGGAACATTTGTatcaggaacttttttttttttaggaacttATTCCTAAGACCGGTTACCTCCCaggttgctttctgcgtttccaccatggtgtaaagtactgggaagattaggcaaatataCTGGTGATTGTAGGTCTGCACGCGTTACTCAATACAAAGTGCTGATTTTGGATGTGCATCCTCTGTAGTGTGGACTTTGTGCATTcaactcgggagtgtgatgtctgcgacAACGTAAATCTGCAAACCGCAGTGTACTATAACTTaagtcagctgaccatggctaccCCAATTTTCCTAAAGAAATTTACTTAATTCAGGGATatgtatacagccattacaatgaaaccaaatattatataaatttgccatttttattttaacatatagataaattgaatactgACCGAATAAATTTTGGTTGAACTCAACCTATCAGGATGTTTAGCGTCCAAGTCCTGCCCAcaaaagttctggaactttgaaaaagtaccatcttgccagcagggactttctgaggggcattttttttttaccctgaactttatttagttcctggttcctgcggtggaaacacaccaagtaccaggccaaagtccctagttcctgggtaaagttcctgcggtggaaacgcggcataagatAAAACGTGGTTGCAGAAAAATCCAGACCACAGACAAGTTATTAAACCTGTGAAAGAAATCACCATGAACTTTCATCATTAAGGAACTCCATTTGATGAAACTatctttaactttctattcatattttaataactttCTAAAATTACTCCGTATTTAAAAATATGCACTAACAGACATGTAAAGTTCTGCTAACTTTTGTAACTTATAATTTGTAAAATTTAACTAAACTCAGCCctctgaaaataaacaaataaataacaaatagatAAATAACATAACCTGATATTGCTTTCAACAAATTCAAGATAATGAAATTAACAAATATagtcataaacattaaaaatattagtaatataaaCAAGTAAATAGATTTCTAAAATGACTTTATTCCATGATTTTATTCAACTctttaaacaatttttaaagcACTTACAAGGCTCAGTCTAATTgataatttaaatcaaattaaaaattcaaagagCTGATTAGCCACCAACTCATTTGCACAGgtgaattttaattaaatcaattaagcTTTATAGCTAAAACTTAAGGCATTTGGATAAAAGTTAAACTACGTCACTGCTTGTTCAATTGGAGTGCTTGTCAGGTAagtttaagttgtttttatgtttattttttaaatcattttattattatttttttaagtttagttaaCTTTATTGCACTTTAACTACCTAAATCTATTTGGAATTTCTGTAAGGTTAGGTAGGCCTATTTGAGTAGACCTTTTTCAGTAACAAAGTTAGGAGCCGATGTAGCCTactgatccttttttttttttttttttttttttgcttgtgtaCAATGCGTATTTTTATTTCTAGAGCTTTTCATCATGTCTGGTCGCGGTAAGAAGATCGTCGCTGCACCAAAGACCAAGTCGTCCGTGTCGCGGTCGTCCCGCGCGGGCCTTCAGTTCCCTGTTGGCCGCATCGCGCGTCTCCTGCGGAAGGGAAACTACGCGGCGCGCATCGGCTCCGGAGCGGCGGTGTATCTAACGGCGGTTATCGAGTATCTGTGCGCGGAGGTGCTGGAGCTGGCGGGAAACGCAAGCCGCGACAACAAGAAGCTGCGCATCGCGCCGCGTCACATCCAGTTGGCGGTGCGCAACGACGAAGAGCTGAACACCCTGCTGGGCGGCGTCACGATCTCAGAGGGCGGCGTGCTGCCCAATATCCAGGCGCAGCTGCTGCCCAAGAAGACCAAAGGTTCGCGGGACCCGAACACCAGTAAAGAAGTCCAATCACAGGACTTCTGACGCTCCgactcttatttttatttctcttaaaCACTTGACTGGTTttaatcttaataaaaaaaaaaatatttgtctacGTAGTTCTGTTCTTAGTTAAGTCACTGTTTGACCTGCATCATGTCTTTTACGGGCTTCTGAAGTCCCACATGAAGTCTTAACTAGCTATACTCCTCTTGGTCTCGTCTGTGGGTTTTTAGGTCCAGATTAGCAGATACTGTGAAATGCTCGAAAGAACGTATTTGCaacacgtgttttttttttttttttttttttttttttttgccgttgtAAACCGGTTACTTTTTAACCTTCATATACCAAAAAGTTTCAACATACCAGGAAGTATATTTCCAATTTTACAGTGCGTTTTGACTAATACAACTGGATAGTCTAGAGATGGAAAAACTAAATTTAAGTAATTGTAAGTAATTGCTTTCATGACAGAAGCTTCCACAGTgcaacaaagcaaaaacagatttaaaaaaaaaaagattaagtaaTAACGTACaattgtatgtgcaggtatattcaaatagacagttttgtatgtacaggtaaATTACGGAAAAAAATTGAAGCGtagactaagtgtgtgtgtgtgtgtgtgtgttagataaatatgAGTGgataaatagtgttgtgtgtgctggatgtgaggggtccagagtgattttgccagcccttttgctctCTCTGGATGGGTACAATTCTTGGAGCGGAAGGGacggttgtaccaatgattcgctcagcagtccggactaccctctgaagtcttctgaggtcagatttggtaGTTGAGcttaaccagacagttactgaagtgtaGAGGACAGATTCAGTGATCGAGtataactgtttcagcagctcctgtggcaggttgaactttCTCAGCTGGCAAAGGAGAGTACAACCTCTGATGCCAAATTCTTAGCAGATGGAAATCATAAGGTAAATATCCCTGAACATTAAGCActcaaaacttttggaattttaattattttagtgataTATGAATCTAGGGACATTTCTATTCTTTGTAGATTAAATGTTAATTACAGTGGCTGAACCAAAGGAGGCAATGGGCCTGCAAAGACTGTTTAATAACGGTGTTTGATAATGGAGAAAATCTGTGCTGAATGAATCAAAGTAAATGTCTTTCATTAGAACACAAGGATATTCtcatgagtcctggagcaattaTGTCCAGTACAATAAACACACAGTGCAGCTTTATTTGactgatttttattatatttttttaagtctcaGAGCTGCTGCATAAAAACACTTGACAGAAATACAAACCGCTGTCATTAGGAAACAGTACAGAATGAATGCCTAAGAATGTCACATGATCATGCTCACATCCTGCTTCATATGAGTAGTTCCAGGTCAGGTCAGTTCCTGCTCAaactgaacagagagagagaaaaaaaaacacattaatggtGTTTATTCAGTCTCAAATTTCGTTCACATTAAAATCAAACTGCACATAACAATATCCAAGCGGAAAACCATCCTCTCTAGTGTGCATTTCTGCTACGTGCATGGAAAACCACACTCACGAGTCTGATGAGATTAGGTTAGTGCCTGAGTGGTTTATAAACACATGACCTTGACAGtctgggtaaaataaaaacaaccttcatgcttaaagggggggtcaGGATAGAAAGGTCTCGCCGGGGGACTCAAGCCCATGTCTCTTTAATTGCTGATGCTTTAAATCGATCGCTTTCAGTCCGAAGTAGGTGGCCCCACTCCTTTTTTTGTAGATTCTGACCAAAAACTGTAGTTGTTATAACAAACACTGCAATGTGTAATTGATTACTGACACAATTTAAagcctaaaagtaaaaaaaaaacaacaacaacaactggtaAAAGTATAAGCCCTAGACTAATACCAGAGTTTAAAAATGTTGtcctacctatctatctatctgaatgtATGTAATCAGTCAGGAAAAACAGCTCAGACAATTTATTGTATTACACAAATTAcgtatggtttaaaaaaaaaaaagtgctctgTAGTTTAGGCTTAACATCCAAATTCAGTGAAATGTTCGTAATAATCCATTAAACAAACTTCGACCCAATGAAACCAAGTATCTATATATTGTAACACCCTAGCCTATATTTGACTTGTTGTTGAAAGTAACAAACCACAGGAAATGAGATATCAGCAACTGTCCCCACCTCCTAAGTTTTATAAGAGCGGCTTGTTTTTATGTGCGctagatttaagaaaaaaaaaaaaatggcataacAGAGAGCTAAGTTTGTTTCTGTGAAATCACAGACACTTCCTTCAGTTCAGTTCACTGACTTACAATCCACTCTCATTTTACACTACTTTATTCTAAATATAATCAACAGGACTGAGTGACGGTCCTTAACTGTTTGTGAAGAAGGTGATGAGTGGGCATTGTGGGTCATGTGTATCAGTGAAGAGGTTCTGGATGAAGAGGTTCGGCTCACAGCTTTGCTGCAGGGGATCGACACTGGGATTAATGTCAATCATTCAATCAAACATGAACGACTGATTATGTGGGTACTGATATATAATTAGAACTAGTTCTAATGCTTCATAACCATCAAGAAATGATGGACTGATTCAAATAGAAATGTTGTTGTTTCtgtcatttgatcttttttttttttttaagttttagcttgtttttgcaGTTGTATAGATATACTtgaagtcattttttatttaacttttttttgttttgttttttgcttcaaTTCCTGCTGCATGCGGAGCTGCAGTTGTGTGGCTGGTAGATGAGCTGCACGGGATACTTGGGCTTTGCAGAACAGAAGCTTAGGGGAGACATCAGCAGCTCCTGACTGCTCACAGCCTCATTTCTGCCTGCTGATGACATCTGTGATTAGAGCTCAACTCCACATCCTTGTCTGATCCTTGATGATCTGTCAGACATCACATACATCAGGACAGTATCACTGAACTACACACAAGAACATTTCCTTCATCAGCATGCAGGGAAGAAAATAAAACTCAAACCTCGTCTACATATAGCCAAAACCCTGAAATTTCTAGTTAAAAATGTTAGTAACACAAGTATGATCAGATTTTATTCTAAATTCCACGGATTTCATTCTAAATCAAAATTGAGGAACAAATCAGGATTCATGAAAagtaaaaactgaaaactgaaaagcaTACAAACAAACAGTTTGTATCGAGATGTCCATTTTTGGTGtctgcattaaattaaattaaaaaagtgattttatataCACAGAAAGCAAGTATAagtgtaatgttaaaacaaataagGGTGGAAATGTTCCATCAACattcagtatatacagtatataatatacttgtgtaaaaatgaaattacatacTTGTTCTGACCtaaacatattataatatataaatgaaaaagtgatcttactacatatttaaaataattaaaagatatcaGTCTATAAATTAAGAAATTGttgtacatttttttctttattttggttAAAACATGAGCATTTTGTAAAACTTTGTTCCAGTAAACtaggataaaataaaaactagtaaaaaaaaaacatggccacaatttagctaaaactaaaaataagggACAGATTAATAGAACATTCTCATGTTTAAACTCATGGGTTCTCtctttataatcaacaaagtgCACATAAGGTAATATAGTAATTTTGCACTCAGCTTCATTGGTTATagttaaataattaataactttACTGATTTAACTTTACTAGCTTTCTCGGTATTATTGACACGCgtgcctgtatgtgtgtgtgtttgtacatctGTCAGTAGCAGTGTTATGTCTGTATTTCTTTGTGCGTTTATGCCTCTGTCAGTAGAAGTTTTGTGTCTGCATTTGTTTGCACCTCTGTTAGTAGCAGTGTTGTGTCTGTATTTGTGCATGGGTGTGTTTGCATCTCTGTCAAGTACAGTGGCGGGGATTGACTAGACTATAGCTCTTTGAGAAACTTACTTGGTCCCAGCACAACCCCTTCCCCCATCCCTGTTATTATAACTCCCAGTGTCACTTTCattaacactgaaaaataaacattacaaaactaaaaacaaatagaATAGTGCTTAATATGTTACCAACAAGTAAAAGACTGTACATTTCAGACACTTTGCAAAATAGCTCAGATGAGAATAACAAAAGTCCACAGTCTCAGTCTGAAGTTCAGGATGGAGAGGAAGAAATGTCATCATACAGAGTAGCTAAACCCTTAAAAATAGCTTATGAGGAAATAGTTTTATGAATTTTCAGCactttattgtaaaaaatgtttAGTTCTGCCAGTTACCATTGAGAGTGACCAACACTTGATGGTCAAAAATTTGTAAATAGatacgtgtaaaaaaaaaatgttggtttgtttttttatccCTAATTTCTCCTGTTTTTATGTACAttcataaattgtaatatttgtaaGTGTCATATTAGACAGTTTGCATTAGAAGTTATATTTACTAATAACAGTGGCATATGAAAAGTTTAATACCACAggagaaaaacaacaactaaattaCGCTTTTTTCGAAgctgctgtatataaaaaaaaacaaaagtggcTGAATTTGCATGCCATTTAGATAGCTGAAGCTTAGGCTTTCAATAATTTTTCgcaattaaatttgttttttagCACCCCTCTGAACTGTTAAGCCACCCCTTAGCACcctccacaaaaaaaaatcctgaagcgGTCAAGTAGAAGAAGTtttgtctgtatttgtgtgtatgtgtgtacctcTTAATGAACATCTCAAAGACGTCTTCCaaacatctatttgacatctgatagaaaACATCCTATaaatgtattgcagatgagcaagcACGTCTAAAAAATATGTCTTACAGATATTGATGCGCTATCAGGGTATCAGTGTAGCGTCTGTATTTCCGTGTTCGTATATCTGTCAGTAACAGTGTTGTGTCTGTCTGAGCACGTGTGtttgtatctctgtcaatcacaaTGTTGTGGGAGTATACATCTTACCGGTTTCACACATCATTTCGATCAGATCCTCTTATGTGCTCATATGAGTTGCAcatccacacacaaacactgaacggtcaataacatatataaaattaacattaaacaaCAATATAAAGAACCAGCATCAATGTAAACAACTTTTCTAACGTTACTCACAAAGACGCTGATTAGAAATTAAGTTATGTgaa contains the following coding sequences:
- the LOC128015169 gene encoding protein CREG1-like, with the protein product MNRALFAVCLALIAAHSVPLSVPPHEEVARMARFVVNKCDWASMATISTHDPVRGQPFSNAFSISDGPAGNGTGTPYMYLTHMEISVQDLQVNPQASLSVSLAQTSYCKNHGFDPQSPLCAHIILSGSVVEVNGSEASVAKATLFSRHPEMIDWPTDHNWFFAKMNITQVWVLDYFGGVKTVTPQEYYRATP
- the LOC128015208 gene encoding histone H2A, sperm-like isoform X2 is translated as MSGRGKKIVAAPKTKSSVSRSSRAGLQFPVGRIARLLRKGNYAARIGSGAAVYLTAVIEYLCAEVLELAGNASRDNKKLRIAPRHIQLAVRNDEELNTLLGGVTISEGGVLPNIQAQLLPKKTKGSRDPNTSKEVQSQDF
- the LOC128015208 gene encoding histone H2A, sperm-like isoform X1 codes for the protein MSGRGKKIVAAPKTKSSVSRSSRAGLQFPVGRIARLLRKGNYAARIGSGAAVYLTAVIEYLCAEVLELAGNASRDNKKLRIAPRHIQLAVRNDEELNTLLGGVTISEGGVLPNIQAQLLPKKTKGSRDPNTSKEVQSQDF